AGTGGGGAATTTTACATTAGAATGGGATAAATCGGAATCCAAAGATGTGGTTCTAAGGAGGAAAAATGAATTTGGTGAAGAGATTGCTGTTTCAGCTTTATTGGGTCCTCCtattgctgaagaagaagaagaaatacacaaAAAGGGTTTATTTCCTAACACAGGGCTAATGAAAGTTTGCATAAAAAAGCCTGGGTTGAGTTCCATTTTGCAGTTTGATTGTGGTTGTATTGGTAAATGTGAAGGtggttctgaattttctatccAGAATGCTTACTATCTTCCATCTTCCAGCTCTTTGGGAGATTCAGTTTATAGAGGACCCTTGTTCAGGTTAGATTTGAGGCTCTACTTTGTGTTTTTATTCTCAGTTTCCAATTCAATTTTGCTTTTCAGTTTGCAACTTAGCTTTCACTAGTGCTAGTCATTACGTTGATTAGTTGAGTGCAGTGATTTATGAATTTGATTTGTTAGAACCTTGTTAGGTTCATCAGTACCATGCACCACTACTGATTACTGAACCATAAACATTTGCCTACggaaaatgaacaaaattattggAACAGAATAAGAAATGAATCAATGGCAAATTCTTTCATGTATATCATGTGTGCTTATAATCCTGTAAACTTTGTATATTGTACTTATTCACTCAGTATTCCACTATTCGTTGATTGATTGATCGACCCTACTTTTCTGTATTAAAATGCGACGGTAAGTCTCCTTCATATCCGATGAGAATGCAGAGGCTTCTAGCTAGTTTTATGTGTTGCAAGTTAACGTTGGATATTGGCATGTGATATAAAGGACATTGACACCTACTAATTCTGAAGCGTGGACACATATATATCCTTATCATACTGAATCCTAAAACGACTATTGAGGTTgctatttaaaataaaataagaatatgTGTATACTTGAAGTGGTTATATGTTTATCGACTTCTTCTGAATGTTTCAGACACTAAAAGCTCAGAGAATCTGACATTGTATAATTTAGAATCGAGACATGGATCTTGTAATTTATTATGGGACCTTGTTTTCCTTCGATTTGTTAATTGGTGTGGGATATCACCATATCTGTGATAGCAGGTATTAGTCTAAGGGAAGCTTATGTCAGATTTTAGTTGTTGGCATCCAAACTATGTGTTTTTGGGATATCACCATATCTGTGATAGCAGGTATTGATGATGGTGATTCAGTATGGGTTTTCCAGGAATTAAAACCAATATCATATCAAACTTTATCAGATTCATGGTTGAAAATTATAGTATTATATGGACCACTTGTAAGTTTTATGGAAAGGCCAGACCAACTTCTTGCATATGAACTCAAACCAATTGTATTCTGGAAAGGCTTAATCAACTTTTATATGTAAAGTAAACTTTCTTGCCACCTTTTACTATTAATATCTTGTGATAATTGCAAGATTTCCAGTTCTGTTTTGGCTAAAATGCCTGTAGTCTGTACTCTGAAATTGTTCCTCAACATATTGACATACATGAGCCTTTATGTGCTTCATAGATGAAGTTTCTTGATCATATTTCAAACACAATCTTGTTTGAATTTTGCACGTAAATGTCATTCTACGTTCTGTGATAATTAATGGTGAAAAATTTTGGATGCTTTCCATTGTTCGTACTATGTATTTTGCAAATTCAGTAAAcctttttaaattttcttcatcgATGGCATGTATGTGCAGTACTCTGGATCCTCGGTTACAGGATGCATTGAAGGATTATTTGAGGGCTAGAGGAATTGTAGAAGACTTCACTGATTTCCTCCTGCATCACTTGCATAAAAGAGAATACGTTCACTACATGGAATGGCTACAAAAACTAGACTCTTCTGTAAGAGCTTGAGGTTTTGCGTTGGTGGTGATTATCACTCTCTAACTTCAAAAGGAAGCAAGCAGCCAATATGCGTTATCTTTCTCTTGTTTATCACATcatctctttatttatttatttttattttttttacaggCAATTGATTAGCTTTAAGTGTTAGAAGAAAATGAAGTTGATCATTTTACCCCTGGGAATGTGGTTTTAACGTTGGAGCTTTACTAACTTAGCGAGGTTGTTGGTGCACTTGAAGTTGCAACCAAATTTGCAGGATTAGTACGTTATCAGAACTTCAATCCTGGTAATGCGGGTATTCACACTCTTGTTAACTACATGTCAGTATTTGTATTGGAGAAGTTTTAATCGTGCTACTTGAGCTTAAATGACATTACGAAAAGAGCTGTTATTTTGAAGTTGTAAAGTCATGTGTGGTACAATTACTTCATCATTTATTCAGTTTACTGGTTTCCAATTTGCTTGGGTGGATTGGAGTACATTCAAGTTCAATTATCTTTGTTGTAGTACCTATAGTAGATTGATTTCCTGTGTCGAAGACGCACCCAACAACGTTTTGCAGAGACTGTGGAGCAAGGTTGTGAAATCGTAAATCGCGGAGCGAATCGTTTTCTCAATTTGTAAATGGAATTGCATATTAAAGCGTGAACGATAGATTATCAAATCGTTTGTGTTCTTGTAAATAATATTGAATTAAGCGGAGCGTTTAACAAAGTTCATATTTTTTAACAAAGTTTTGGTCGATGATCTTATATATAGCAATAAATTTCGTTAAACATCAAAAACATCTAAGTGAAACATTGGTTATAGGCCCTCTTATGACTCAGGAGGTGAGAAGTTCGAACCTTAACCTTCGCATTTTTACTCTCCTCCCCTCCCTTCATTTCCCACTTGAGTTCTCCCCCTCTCCTCCATTAacgacacacaaaaaaaaaaaaaaattcgtcaATTTATCGTGGATACGAAAAACTTTAAGACCGCGGTAACAAGCcggaaagaattagaagaagaaatggcaccgattagaaagtaagtgaactaagaccctcttttgtgttgattttttctTGAGTCTTGATTGTGAAATTGAGGTCTGGAACCGATTTTTTTCAGTTACAGTGAGTGAGTCGTTACTCTGTATTTTCTTAAACCCTAATGATTCTTCATATGCATGTTAactctatgaaaaatcgttaagctATATGATGTTTAAGTTAACGACCCTAATTCTGCTACTACAATTTTTTGCCCTAGATTTGGGTCGTTACCTCTGTAATAGAATCTGTTGACGACCCTAATTCTGCTAAGAACAGTCTCTCTGTCTTAAAAACTGGAAGTGTCGTCAATATATATATTCGAGTTGTCATTGAACTCTTATGGTTTGGATTAGAGTCGTTACTCTTAGTTGACGACCCTAGTTGCAAAACAGAAATACtcactgtccaaaatattgatagGGTCGTCACATTATTTGTTAGTGTCGTCATGTTTTCTATTAGAGTCGTTTCTCTTTTAAAGAATAAGGTGACGACCCTTGTTCTGATAGCATGAAATAGTCAACTGATTTATTCCTTTTTTGTGTGTGTTACCATTGTAGtaaaaagaaagacaagaaaCACATGCCACTCCTCCTTCCAAACCTCCCTGACACACCAAATACTTGAATGCCGGTCCATTCCGAGGAAAAAAGCAGAATGAGGTACCCCTGTCCATCGACGAACCAAGAGACCCCGATAATGGTTCGTCGGATTCGTCATTGGGGAAGGCGTATGCGCGATATGAGGTGCTTCGTGGGAAAAAGTTTGAGTTAGACcattgctactttatcttggaaggaAATATGTATAATTACGCCATTTATGATTAAATGTATAAGTGCACCGttattatctattgtatttcatttccttcaacgTAACGCTATGCAAGATGTATGTCTTTTACGCttcaatgaaatgattctatgaaatcaaaaattatgaaaatccaGTGGAAGAGTCGTTACACCATATTACTATGGCACCTAACGACCCTGCATAACATTTGCGATGGCTAGCTAGGATCGTCATTTCGTATGACTACAAATATGACGATCCTAAGTGTTACATTTTACAGggagttttggttttagagtcgttCCCGTGTTAACCAAAAAACATAACGACTTTGGGTGACCTAGCTAAAAAGGGTCGTCAATCTGTATCACACTACCCTAACgttttttcataacctggaaaagttgcaggtttgagccGTTATTAATAGTGTCAATATATTGACGACCTCACAGAGTCGTTTGGCATACACCCCCCGACTTTGACGACCCTTAcactgagttgttccatagtggggatgatttgaccacttggagcaacaaacactcaaatcgaagggtataagatgtttacctgattattttgagcttggggttcctcattttgagggttggttccttcattttgagcaatgagatcttcatttgcaccaatattcatggcttcctctattaacatctcttcgtcaaacatccaatccataggattagttgagacaatctcaccTTCAACCCaatcatgtttgttatttgaagcttcaccaacgtCATTTCCTCCACTACAATCActcatttctaaaaaccctaacttttcccaCAAAAACTCCgcttcttcttctcaacacacAAAAACACTACTTTTTTTCCCCTCAAAATTTTAACTCTTAAATCTGATTTTAACTTAAACaaactaattaacttaacttaacttaactaatcatttaggggtagtttagccattttaaaagaaaatgggataagggataacccacatttgctatttcatgaTCATTTTTTGTCCTGTAGTGCAGGGGCCCAGTTAAACGAGGTTCAAGAAGTGTTGTTATGCACTTGACCACATGGTTTTATTCACCGGTCTCCTGAAAGATTTGTCCTGCATCTTTTTAATCGTAATTGCACATTCCTACTTCCAAATCGGACGATGTATGTTGCTAAAATATAGATGGGACTGAAGATGTTAGCATAGTGAAAACAAAAATGTTACAGACAGGCTATCAAAGGGCCACATTTCCCAAATGTTGTGGAAAATATTCTCTCGGCGAGATTAAAAAACATGTAACATGCATACGTGTGTGTAGTATCTTGATCAAAAGATTCCAAAGGAACCATGTACTCTGGAAAATCACCAACTCACCATAAAAGATGACCTAAAATCAAAGTTATTCCCCCAAAGGATCAGTATGCTCGTCCAAATGCTGGAGCTTCGTCAACATCATTCCTTTCAGATATTCCTAAGAGGATCTTATACCAATATTCCACCGATATTCGTCTCGGTAAAATGTTAGTACTATTTTTAATTTCACCTGCTGTTagtttaagattttcttatgtgttTTATAATGCTTTACCGTCTgttgcaaaatttcaaatccaaaACAGCTCACCGATACTTCTATCCTCCCACCCAACAGTCAAAACTAACCGTCTCTAATtgcatattctttttttttaatttaatttaaaaacaCCTGAtggcaagaagaagaaaaaaatagaaggaaaaagaaaatgaaatcctCATCGAAAGAAtaaccaaagaaaaataaaaaatgtttatCGTGAAATCCCATCTATCCGTTAAAAACAAGGATGGTAACGTCATTATAATAAGTTAACGGACGTATAACCAACCACCGTAAGATACTGATAAAACAAAGggaaggaaagaaagaaagacaGAAAAGTTGAACAAACTAAAGAGAAAAAACTGAAACAGAGATTTAATCTTCTGAGTTGATATAAGGGGTTTCTAAGAAGATTAAAGAAAACCACCCAGATGTTAAATTCTTAAAAGTTGAGTTATTTTGGGTTTAAGTTTGATGATAGTTATGGATTTGTCCCCAAGCTCAGATAAGAGAAAACAAGGAACTTTGGATGGCTTCTCGACTGTTAGTCCCACAACTAGGGTGTTCTGGAATTCTCGCAAGAGATCTGGTAAAATTCAACTTAATTGGTCCTTTTTCATGTTTGCTTTTGTGATTAATTCTGATGAAATTGCATCATTTTAGAATTTTGAGAATCATTCATGCATGTCCCTCAAAAATGGAAGAGCTTTACATATTCAGCTTTGAACTTAGAATTCTCTCTGTTTCTCAACTGTGGAAGATGGGAAGTTGACTAGTTGTTtgatttttctatttttaagaaGGGTCTTTCATTTAGGAATAATTCTCAGCTAATTATCTTACCAAAATTTTATCTTAAAAACATATCTTTAGCGTTGACTGAAAATGTCTGCCAAGAACCAAAGAGTTTGGGCTTCATTAGAGTTTTGTTTACAATATATGCACACATGCCAATTTGATTTTGAGTCATCACATTTAAACTGATCTCTGGTTTTCATTTCCAAACCAACAAAATGAACACAGTAACATACCACTAGAAACAACATCACCAACTCATTCACCACAGCCACCGTCAGAACCCGTGATAGAAATAGGGGGTGGCTCTTGGGATTCCAGTAACCTAGAATATAGTTACAGTATTTGTTTTATAACAATGCAGAACTGTACCATATGGTCGTCGGCACAAGCTTTAAGTGGGTACTGGCTGAGACATTATGTACACAATCGGAGGTGTAAGCCCAGGGTGTCTCCGTTTTTTCTTACCATGAATTTGCAGCGAAATGTCATTTCTCTATGCTGTTATGTCCAAGTTAAAAATGTGTTGCTCTTTTTTTTGAACTAATCTTGTATGGTGATTGTTGCTTTAGTTAGAACTCTATGAGGGAAAAGAACAAGGAAAAGTCAGCCGTACCCTGAATTTTGATATTAGAATTAAACTAATGAACAAAACCATCAAATGCATGCCTATAAAAACGTACCTTCAAAGGCAAGCCAGTCCTTTCTCTTTCACTAATGACGTATTCAGGTTTCTTATACTTAAAGACTACTTTACATCAATGTTTAAACTGATTTGTTGGGCACAATGCATCTATAATCATTCATGGTTGATAGCTAGACTTATTTTTTCTGATAATTTATCTGTTTGTTTCTCTT
The nucleotide sequence above comes from Papaver somniferum cultivar HN1 chromosome 8, ASM357369v1, whole genome shotgun sequence. Encoded proteins:
- the LOC113302113 gene encoding mitochondrial acidic protein MAM33-like isoform X2 produces the protein MMRRRSLINIFSRSYSAVVRDSAELTKIIKSELKHEQNTLPYYLIKNELGSVGNFTLEWDKSESKDVVLRRKNEFGEEIAVSALLGPPIAEEEEEIHKKGLFPNTGLMKVCIKKPGLSSILQFDCGCIGKCEGGSEFSIQNAYYLPSSSSLGDSVYRGPLFSTLDPRLQDALKDYLRARGIVEDFTDFLLHHLHKREYVHYMEWLQKLDSSAID
- the LOC113302113 gene encoding mitochondrial acidic protein MAM33-like isoform X1, with amino-acid sequence MMRRRSLINIFSRSYSAVVRDSAELTKIIKSELKHEQNTLPYYLIKNELGSVGNFTLEWDKSESKDVVLRRKNEFGEEIAVSALLGPPIAEEEEEIHKKGLFPNTGLMKVCIKKPGLSSILQFDCGCIGKCEGGSEFSIQNAYYLPSSSSLGDSVYRGPLFSTLDPRLQDALKDYLRARGIVEDFTDFLLHHLHKREYVHYMEWLQKLDSSVRA